In Elaeis guineensis isolate ETL-2024a chromosome 1, EG11, whole genome shotgun sequence, a genomic segment contains:
- the LOC105040056 gene encoding putative disease resistance protein RGA3 has product MAMIPAAFVSKLCWLLFTHANKEAAKILGVLDEIKKLHRRLERIQDVLVDAENKRFENQPINHWLNELKDLMYDADDIIDECRIEGEKLLGSNSSSSRSVESVRCCYPPVACLHKVRFRHEIGNRIRDLNLKLEELAKDKADLHLAPAPRDHYYKTRISNKTSSLLVQHDIVGEKIEDDTRTLVDLLIGEDKRKISVFAIVGMGGIGKTTLAQKIYGDEKLRDNFHQMPRIWLCVTQDFSESDLLRSIIKQAGGDPGEDKEKELLEPMLSQVITNRKFFLILDDVWDARVWNELLRKPLQSGLVESRILITTRNREIAKQMDAIYIHMVEKLSRRDGWSLICNMVFKEGNEQDMHDLSDTGMKIVDKCDGLPLALRTIGGVLRTKAKRQSEWVQVLSNPAWTSTNLPDGVMGALYLSYQDLPPPLKQCFTCLSLFPENSVIHDGVFVNTCIAEGFVTSKDNTCLEDVVEGYWKELMQRNLLQPDPAYYDELACRMHDLLRSLAQHIARDECFVGDAQAFERKIEASSSSSTKLRHLSIVDEKLETIPDLIMDQISLRTLSFFRSPLLNILPKDLFRRLRRLRVLNLSETNIHNLPTSLGDLAHLRRLDLRATPIREIPESIGNLSNLQFLILRNCNYLHSLPGSVLRLINLMVLDILGTQLDRLPMGIGRLQRLNTILGFVVNGSEGCRFGVGGDDRKQEHKGRQHGCFCTLEELKSLSHLYHLGIYNLGRVSNRTEARAAALQTKPHLADLSLNWTLPNSPDDVQRPRANDYEEEEIKRTGEVIEELCPPPCVELLEIHGYFGRDFPGWMMTPSPSLLRNLRRLDLKNCILCQQLPPLGMLPQLDYLWIKGASAVMSIGREFLLLDSCFSSSFPKLETLAFVDMPNWEEWWWRWEEEDNLTTSLLPSLKILTIGECPKLRSLPESLLCLATALKRLNIKGAHSLREIQNLHSLTELLLMDNSSLERVSNFSALKDLSIRNCEELKAVEGVDAIEHIELDDREAENSLPEWLVGAGEERPRFPSLRKLILKNKIYHATALEGLQISTTYSLNHQRLWREEDYGFAMQPFCSNASCPKPSPPKPKTKKK; this is encoded by the coding sequence ATGGCGATGATCCCGGCTGCCTTCGTCTCTAAATTATGTTGGTTGCTGTTTACCCATGCAAACAAAGAGGCCGCCAAGATCTTGGGTGTGCTCGACGAAATCAAGAAGCTTCATAGGAGGCTGGAGAGGATCCAGGACGTTCTCGTTGATGCAGAGAATAAACGCTTCGAGAACCAGCCTATCAACCATTGGCTGAACGAGCTAAAAGATCTCATGTACGATGCGGACGACATCATTGATGAATGCCGGATTGAGGGCGAGAAGCTTCTCGGCTCAAACTCATCCTCATCTCGTTCTGTTGAGTCGGTACGTTGCTGCTACCCTCCTGTTGCTTGCTTACACAAAGTTAGATTCCGTCATGAGATTGGCAATAGAATTAGAGATCTCAACCTTAAGCTTGAAGAACTTGCCAAGGACAAAGCTGACCTCCATCTTGCACCTGCTCCTCGTGATCACTACTATAAAACGAGAATTAGCAACAAAACATCTTCTCTACTTGTTCAACATGATATTGTGGGAGAGAAAATTGAGGATGATACAAGGACGTTGGTGGACTTGTTGATAGGGGAAGATAAGAGAAAAATCAGTGTCTTTGCCATTGTTGGCATGGGCGGGATAGGCAAAACTACTCTTGCTCAGAAGATTTACGGTGATGAGAAGCTTCGGGACAACTTCCACCAAATGCCACGAATTTGGTTGTGTGTGACCCAAGATTTCTCCGAGTCCGATTTGCTGAGATCTATCATCAAACAAGCTGGAGGTGATCCTGGAGAGGATAAGGAAAAGGAATTGCTTGAACCCATGCTCAGCCAAGTCATCACGAATAGGAAGTTCTTCTTAATCTTGGATGATGTTTGGGATGCTCGAGTATGGAATGAACTATTGAGAAAGCCCTTGCAGAGTGGTTTGGTAGAAAGCAGAATTTTGATAACAACTAGAAATAGAGAGATTGCCAAACAGATGGATGCAATATACATTCATATGGTGGAGAAGTTGTCTCGAAGAGATGGTTGGTCATTAATTTGCAATATGGTGTTTAAGGAAGGGAACGAACAAGATATGCATGACTTAAGCGATACAGGGATGAAAATTGTAGACAAATGCGATGGCCTTCCACTTGCTCTTAGGACTATTGGAGGGGTTCTTCGAACCAAGGCGAAAAGGCAATCGGAGTGGGTACAGGTCCTTTCTAACCCAGCATGGACTTCTACGAACCTTCCAGATGGGGTGATGGGTGCTTTATACTTGAGCTATCAAGATTTACCCCCTCCTCTCAAGCAGTGCTTCACTTGCCTTTCATTATTTCCCGAGAACTCCGTAATTCATGACGGTGTTTTTGTCAATACTTGTATTGCAGAGGGCTTTGTAACATCCAAGGACAATACGTGCTTGGAAGATGTGGTGGAAGGGTATTGGAAGGAGTTGATGCAGAGGAACCTTCTACAGCCAGATCCTGCATATTATGATGAATTAGCATGTAGGATGCATGACCTCCTGAGATCTCTAGCTCAGCATATAGCACGGGATGAGTGCTTCGTCGGAGATGCACAAGCGTTTGAAAGAAAGATCGAGGcgtcatcatcatcatcgacAAAACTACGCCATTTATCAATTGTAGATGAAAAATTAGAAACCATACCTGACTTGATAATGGACCAGATATCCTTGAGGACCCTGTCATTCTTCCGTTCCCCACTTCTCAACATTCTTCCCAAAGATCTCTTTAGAAGGCTGAGACGTTTAAGGGTCCTAAACTTAAGTGAAACAAACATTCACAACCTACCAACTTCCTTGGGAGATCTTGCGCACCTGAGACGTCTTGATCTCCGTGCGACTCCAATAAGAGAGATCCCAGAGAGTATAGGGAATCTTAGCAATCTCCAATTCCTGATACTCCGGAATTGCAATTATTTGCACAGCCTCCCTGGCAGTGTCCTCAGGTTAATCAATCTAATGGTTCTGGACATCTTGGGGACACAACTTGATCGATTACCAATGGGAATAGGGAGACTGCAACGATTAAATACAATTTTGGGATTTGTGGTGAATGGTAGCGAGGGCTGCAGATTCGGAGTAGGAGGAGATGACAGGAAGCAAGAGCACAAAGGACGTCAACACGGTTGTTTTTGCACCTTGGAAGAGTTGAAATCCCTCTCCCACCTCTACCATCTTGGCATATACAACTTGGGAAGGGTATCAAATAGGACTGAAGCAAGAGCCGCTGCACTTCAAACCAAGCCCCATCTCGCAGATCTATCTCTGAATTGGACCCTACCAAACAGTCCTGATGATGTACAGCGGCCTCGTGCAAATGATTACGAGGAGGAAGAAATCAAGAGAACAGGGGAGGTCATCGAGGAGCTCTGCCCACCACCATGCGTTGAACTTCTTGAAATCCATGGCTACTTCGGCCGTGATTTTCCCGGCTGGATGATGACGCCCTCCCCATCATTGCTCCGCAACCTACGAAGGCTGGATCTGAAGAATTGTATTCTATGTCAGCAACTTCCGCCCTTGGGAATGCTACCACAACTAGATTACCTCTGGATTAAAGGTGCTTCTGCAGTCATGAGCATCGGGCGTGAATTCTTGTTGCTGGACTcttgcttctcctcctcctttcctaAACTAGAGACACTTGCGTTCGTAGACATGCCTAATTGGGAAGAATGGTGGTGGCGGTGGGAGGAGGAGGACAACCTAACAACATCGTTGCTACCTTCTCTCAAGATATTGACCATTGGTGAATGTCCGAAATTGAGGTCTCTTCCGGAGAGCCTCCTTTGTCTTGCCACTGCCCTGAAGAGACTAAACATTAAAGGTGCTCATAGCCTGAGAGAAATACAGAATCTCCACTCTCTTACAGAATTGCTCCTGATGGACAACTCCAGTTTGGAGAGAGTGTCGAACTTTTCGGCACTAAAAGACCTATCGATTCGTAATTGCGAGGAGTTGAAGGCTGTGGAGGGTGTGGATGCCATAGAGCACATAGAGCTCGATGATCGAGAAGCTGAAAACTCTCTTCCGGAGTGGTTAGTAGGTGCTGGGGAAGAACGACCGCGTTTCCCTTCGCTCCGCAAGTTGATTCTCAAAAACAAAATATATCATGCCACCGCCCTCGAGGGATTACAAATTAGTACGACCTACAGCCTGAACCATCAGAGATTGTGGAGAGAAGAAGATTATGGTTTCGCAATGCAACCTTTCTGCTCGAATGCATCGTGCCCAAaacccagcccaccaaagcccaaaacaaaaaaaaaataa
- the LOC105039968 gene encoding uncharacterized protein: protein MLRSTAVINARRPAVATLLASRPSSSSSAAAAAVPTLSETPTLEFSDPSSQLFSILSRPSWLSDPGLRRLAPSLTSGHVADLVRTRPLDPHTALSFFDWIGRQPGFRHSVESYSSILQALARSKLLGPANKIAIFMIKSCSSAEEMRSILDSIKALDRFGFTPTLRCFNTLLMALARFAMIAEMKDLFESMQKGEIFPNIYTYNTMINAYCKEGNLGEAKIYLRYLLQAGLSPDTHTYTSFILGYCRSGDLVRACRIFLLMPLRGCPRNEVSYTVLIQGLCEAGCINEASSLLPRMRDDGCVPDVYTYTVMIDSLCKEGRVEDAEVMLNEVSGRGLRPNVVTYNAMIDGYCKAGKIDAAFGVLGLMESNACKPNVRTYTELICGLCQERKVHKAMALLSKMIGAGLSPNLVTYTALIQGQCKEGYIDSALRLLDLMERNGLVPNQWTSSILIDALCKGGRAEEACLFLDSFMQKGVEVNEVAYTALIDGLCKAGKIDVARSLLEKMASGKCLPDSYTYSALIDGLCRENKLQDATSILDDMLEEGLKPTVVTYTILIDEMVRVGEFEYAMRILNQMNSSGCKPDVCTYTVFIRSFCKEGRLEKAESMMVQMKADGVLPNSVTYNTLIDGYGNMGLVDRAFIAFKEMIDTGCEPNDETYVALLKILLKRKQISSVSIDTAGTWKNLGMDTVFELMEKMSKWGYTPTINTYSALMKGFCKVDRLEEAKSLLFHMQECQKPASEDIYTIIINCCCRLKMYIEALAFIDSMTECGHLPHLESYQLLLSGLCDEGRFEKAASVFCSLLSRGYNCDEIAWKILIDALLEKGHVDVCSQMLSIMEERHCRPSPQTYARMLEEISGGVNGVIK, encoded by the coding sequence ATGCTAAGGTCTACGGCGGTCATCAACGCACGCCGTCCCGCTGTCGCCACCCTCCTCGCCTcccgcccctcctcctcctcctccgccgccgctGCCGCCGTCCCCACTCtctccgaaaccccaaccctggaattctccgacccctcctccCAGCTCTTCTCGATTCTCTCCCGCCCCAGCTGGCTCAGCGACCCCGGACTCCGGCGTCTCGCCCCCTCCCTCACCTCCGGCCACGTCGCCGATCTCGTCCGGACCCGCCCTCTCGATCCCCATACCGCCCTCTCCTTCTTCGACTGGATCGGCCGCCAGCCGGGGTTCCGCCACTCCGTGGAGTCCTACTCCTCCATCCTCCAAGCCCTCGCCCGATCCAAACTCCTCGGCCCCGCCAACAAGATCGCAATCTTCATGATAAAATCCTGCTCCTCCGCCGAAGAAATGAGATCCATTCTCGATTCAATCAAAGCCCTGGATAGATTCGGCTTCACGCCGACCCTCCGGTGCTTTAACACGCTGCTTATGGCCCTCGCGAGGTTCGCGATGATCGCCGAGATGAAGGATTTGTTCGAATCGATGCAGAAAGGTGAGATCTTTCCGAACATTTATACGTATAATACCATGATCAATGCCTACTGTAAGGAGGGGAACCTCGGCGAGGCGAAGATCTATCTGCGCTATTTACTGCAAGCTGGATTGAGCCCCGATACACATACTTACACTTCTTTCATATTGGGGTACTGTAGGAGTGGGGATTTGGTTCGGGCATGCCGAATATTCTTGTTAATGCCACTGAGGGGTTGCCCAAGGAATGAGGTGTCCTACACTGTCCTCATTCAGGGGCTTTGTGAGGCTGGCTGCATAAACGAGGCTTCCTCATTGTTACCAAGAATGCGAGATGATGGTTGCGTGCCGGATGTGTACACATACACGGTGATGATTGATAGCCTCTGTAAGGAGGGGAGGGTTGAGGATGCGGAAGTTATGCTTAATGAAGTTTCTGGGAGAGGTTTGAGGCCTAATGTTGTTACTTACAATGCTATGATCGATGGGTATTGCAAGGCAGGGAAGATTGATGCTGCTTTTGGAGTTTTAGGGTTGATGGAATCGAATGCATGTAAACCAAATGTGAGGACTTATACTGAATTGATATGTGGGTTGTGTCAGGAGAGGAAGGTTCACAAGGCAATGGCTTTGTTGAGTAAGATGATCGGGGCTGGCTTGTCACCGAACCTTGTTACATACACTGCATTGATACAGGGGCAATGCAAGGAGGGTTACATAGATAGCGCCCTAAGGTTGCTTGACTTGATGGAGAGGAATGGTTTAGTGCCTAACCAGTGGACATCCTCAATTTTGATAGATGCCCTTTGCAAAGGTGGTAGGGCTGAAGAAGCTTGCTTGTTCCTTGATTCTTTCATGCAGAAAGGAGTGGAGGTAAATGAGGTGGCCTATACTGCATTAATAGATGGGTTGTGCAAGGCTGGAAAGATTGATGTTGCACGTTCGCTGCTAGAGAAGATGGCTTCAGGGAAATGCTTGCCAGACAGTTATACCTATAGCGCTTTGATAGATGGTTTGTGTAGGGAGAACAAGTTGCAGGATGCCACCTCAATATTGGATGATATGTTGGAGGAGGGACTTAAACCCACAGTTGTCACATATACAATTCTTATTGATGAGATGGTGAGAGTAGGAGAATTTGAATATGCTATGAGGATTTTAAATCAGATGAATTCTTCGGGTTGCAAGCCTGATGTGTGCACTTATACTGTGTTTATTCGTTCATTTTGCAAGGAAGGCAGGCTGGAAAAGGCAGAAAGCATGATGGTTCAAATGAAGGCAGATGGTGTTCTCCCTAATTCAGTAACTTATAACACATTAATAGATGGATACGGAAATATGGGATTGGTTGATCGAGCTTTTATTGCTTTCAAGGAGATGATTGATACTGGCTGTGAGCCAAATGATGAGACTTATGTTGCATTGCTCAAAATTCTTTTGAAAAGGAAGCAGATTAGTAGTGTTTCTATTGATACTGCTGGTACGTGGAAAAATTTGGGTATGGATACTGTCTTTGAGCTTATGGAGAAGATGTCCAAATGGGGTTACACCCCAACAATCAACACTTACAGTGCCCTCATGAAAGGTTTCTGCAAAGTGGACCGGCTGGAAGAAGCAAAATCTTTGCTATTTCACATGCAAGAATGTCAGAAACCTGCCAGTGAAGATATATACACGATTATAATAAATTGTTGCTGCAGATTAAAAATGTATATAGAGGCTTTGGCATTTATTGATTCCATGACTGAATGCGGTCATCTGCCACATTTAGAATCTTATCAGCTACTTCTTTCTGGACTCTGTGATGAAGGAAGATTTGAGAAGGCTGCATCAGTTTTTTGTAGCTTGCTTTCAAGAGGTTATAATTGTGATGAAATTGCTTGGAAAATTCTTATTGATGCCCTGCTTGAAAAGGGCCATGTTGATGTATGCTCCCAGATGTTATCTATCATGGAGGAAAGGCATTGCCGTCCTAGTCCCCAAACATATGCAAGGATGTTGGAGGAAATCTCTGGTGGAGTTAATGGGGTTATAAAGTAA